The following proteins are encoded in a genomic region of Dyadobacter sp. UC 10:
- a CDS encoding tetratricopeptide repeat protein, which yields MRSAAFSYLLLLLAFISGSFFQSCQSDARNATRIPPVVKKSRAQWQSDALLSLTDLINRGIDSDINYFKRARIYFEKEQYNEALDDINESIYEQGNVSDYFLLRGKINRELGKIDNALEDAQRAEALQQSSPELYVLLADILQAKNRFGESVGYLNQALKMAPYDGPAYYVKGMLQAKQGDSLASLSSLEYAINVNPRMLRAYQQSILILRKLKNIEKALQVNQQAIDRFPNDPNLHFERGEIFVAMARPDTALFSFQKAVSLSPDYEDALFQIANIGIQLKAYSKAIPALIKLLKKKPQSKEINNMLGFCYEKSYDYENARTYYSTALALAPGDQDARYGLYRIRLRENEESSYQSYYPEENVSSGYKLLDTSRVKINVLKPRGTTNIRIDSTQKAKIE from the coding sequence ATGAGATCAGCAGCTTTTAGCTACCTATTGCTTCTACTTGCCTTTATTTCCGGCAGTTTCTTTCAATCCTGCCAGAGTGATGCGAGAAATGCTACGCGCATTCCTCCCGTTGTAAAAAAGTCGCGGGCGCAGTGGCAGAGTGATGCATTACTTTCACTGACCGACCTGATCAACAGAGGTATCGATTCCGATATAAACTATTTCAAAAGAGCGCGGATTTACTTTGAAAAAGAGCAGTATAACGAAGCGCTGGACGATATCAATGAATCGATTTACGAGCAGGGCAATGTCAGCGACTATTTTTTGCTGCGCGGAAAAATCAACCGGGAACTAGGTAAGATCGATAATGCGCTGGAAGACGCCCAACGGGCAGAGGCGTTGCAGCAAAGCAGTCCTGAACTCTACGTGTTACTGGCCGATATCTTGCAGGCAAAAAATCGCTTTGGGGAATCCGTAGGTTACCTGAACCAGGCTTTGAAAATGGCTCCTTACGACGGTCCCGCCTATTATGTAAAAGGTATGCTGCAGGCCAAACAAGGCGACTCCCTCGCCAGCTTGTCCAGTTTGGAATATGCCATTAACGTGAATCCGAGAATGCTCCGGGCCTACCAGCAGAGTATCCTGATTCTTCGGAAACTTAAAAATATTGAAAAAGCACTGCAGGTAAACCAGCAAGCGATCGACCGTTTTCCCAATGATCCAAACCTTCATTTTGAGCGGGGAGAGATATTCGTTGCGATGGCAAGGCCTGACACCGCGCTGTTTAGTTTTCAGAAAGCTGTTTCGCTCAGCCCCGACTATGAGGACGCGCTTTTTCAGATTGCGAATATTGGCATTCAACTGAAAGCATATTCCAAAGCCATCCCGGCACTGATTAAACTACTCAAAAAGAAGCCGCAATCGAAAGAAATCAACAATATGCTGGGATTTTGTTATGAGAAAAGCTACGATTATGAAAACGCCAGAACCTATTACAGTACAGCATTGGCACTCGCTCCGGGTGACCAGGATGCCCGGTACGGATTGTACAGGATCAGGCTGCGGGAAAATGAAGAAAGCAGCTATCAATCCTATTACCCTGAGGAAAACGTCTCTTCCGGCTACAAATTACTAGACACTTCCCGGGTAAAAATCAATGTCCTCAAACCGCGGGGCACGACAAATATCCGCATCGACTCAACACAAAAAGCTAAAATTGAATAG
- a CDS encoding class I SAM-dependent methyltransferase — MILLTPEQHTDYQLIDSGGFEKLERFGQYILTRPEPQAIWDKSLPESEWEERSHAVFKKDKNSQEKGQWISKTDMPEKWVFQYRTNSLHLRSKLILSSFKHVGLFPEQATNWDYIFRKLKQIPEEKPNVLNLFAYTGVASLAAKAAGADVTHVDSIKQVISWSRENMQLSGLDNIRWVVEDAMKFVQREVRRGNQYNGIILDPPAYGRGPDGEKWLLEESLNELLRLCALLLKKENYFFIINLYSLGFSALIVENLIKAHFGTEIRHEFGELYIPDTFGKKLPLGVFSRFSDQID; from the coding sequence ATGATCCTACTTACTCCCGAACAACATACTGACTACCAATTGATCGATTCCGGCGGTTTTGAAAAGCTGGAAAGATTTGGCCAATATATTCTGACGCGGCCCGAACCGCAGGCTATCTGGGACAAGTCCCTGCCTGAAAGTGAATGGGAAGAGCGTTCACATGCGGTTTTCAAAAAAGATAAAAACTCCCAGGAAAAGGGCCAGTGGATATCAAAAACAGATATGCCGGAAAAATGGGTTTTTCAATACAGGACAAATTCGCTGCATTTACGCAGTAAGCTTATATTATCCTCATTCAAGCACGTAGGCCTCTTTCCCGAACAGGCGACGAACTGGGATTATATTTTCAGGAAGCTGAAGCAAATCCCGGAAGAAAAACCGAATGTACTTAACCTTTTCGCGTACACGGGAGTCGCCTCCCTGGCTGCAAAAGCTGCGGGTGCAGATGTAACGCATGTGGATTCAATTAAACAGGTGATCAGCTGGTCGCGTGAAAATATGCAGCTGAGCGGGTTGGATAATATTCGTTGGGTGGTGGAAGATGCAATGAAATTTGTGCAACGGGAAGTGCGCCGCGGTAACCAATATAACGGCATTATACTGGATCCGCCTGCATATGGTCGCGGGCCGGATGGCGAGAAATGGCTCTTGGAGGAAAGTTTGAATGAACTATTGCGTCTTTGCGCGCTGCTTTTAAAGAAGGAGAATTACTTCTTTATTATCAATCTATACTCACTTGGCTTCTCGGCGCTGATCGTGGAGAATCTAATCAAGGCGCATTTTGGAACAGAAATCAGGCACGAGTTCGGCGAGTTGTATATTCCTGATACATTTGGCAAAAAACTTCCCCTGGGCGTCTTTTCCCGATTTTCAGACCAAATTGATTAA
- a CDS encoding EVE domain-containing protein, translated as MNYWLVKSEPSAYSWDQLVKEKEGMWDGVRNYAARNNLMAMKKGDQVLFYHSNEGKEIVGLAKVSKEHYPDPTAKEGDWVVVNVVPVEKFPKTVTLAQIKADDRLKEMALVKLSRLSVSPVRREEFDVIVGLAHD; from the coding sequence ATGAATTATTGGCTCGTCAAATCAGAACCCAGCGCTTATTCCTGGGATCAGCTTGTAAAAGAAAAAGAAGGAATGTGGGACGGCGTCCGCAATTACGCCGCCCGCAATAATCTGATGGCCATGAAAAAGGGTGATCAGGTGCTTTTTTACCATAGTAATGAAGGGAAAGAAATAGTGGGGCTGGCAAAGGTTTCAAAAGAACATTACCCCGACCCTACTGCAAAAGAAGGTGACTGGGTGGTTGTAAATGTGGTACCTGTCGAGAAATTCCCTAAAACCGTGACACTGGCGCAGATCAAAGCCGACGATCGTTTGAAGGAAATGGCTTTGGTAAAATTGTCCAGATTGTCTGTATCACCCGTACGGCGGGAAGAATTTGATGTTATTGTCGGACTGGCGCATGATTAA
- the menB gene encoding 1,4-dihydroxy-2-naphthoyl-CoA synthase, producing MSSPIQWETIKEYEEILFTLHEGIAKISINRPHKHNAFTPQTVTEMIDAMHICREDTRIEVIILTGEGGKAFCSGGDQSVRGHGGYIGDDHVPRLNVLDLQRMIRSIPKAVIAMVAGWAIGGGHVLHVICDISIAAENARFGQTGPKVGSFDGGFGASYLARVVGQKKAREIWFLCDQYDAKEALDMGLVNKVVPLEELEATTVEWCKKIQEKSPLSIRMLKSAFNAELDGQAGIQELAGNATLLYYLSEEAKEGQKSFLEKRKPDFSKYPKFP from the coding sequence ATGTCCAGTCCAATCCAGTGGGAAACCATTAAAGAATACGAGGAAATCCTTTTTACACTTCACGAAGGAATTGCAAAAATAAGCATTAACCGTCCGCATAAACACAATGCATTCACCCCGCAAACGGTAACCGAGATGATCGACGCGATGCATATCTGCCGCGAAGATACCCGGATCGAAGTGATCATATTGACGGGAGAAGGCGGGAAAGCTTTTTGCTCGGGTGGCGACCAGTCGGTGCGCGGCCACGGCGGCTATATCGGCGACGACCACGTTCCTCGTTTGAATGTATTAGACCTGCAAAGAATGATCCGCTCTATTCCCAAGGCAGTAATCGCGATGGTAGCAGGCTGGGCGATTGGCGGGGGCCACGTTTTGCACGTGATCTGCGATATTTCAATTGCAGCTGAAAATGCCCGTTTTGGACAAACCGGCCCGAAAGTGGGTAGCTTCGACGGCGGTTTCGGCGCCTCTTACCTCGCCCGTGTAGTTGGTCAGAAGAAGGCGCGTGAAATCTGGTTCCTGTGTGATCAGTACGACGCGAAAGAGGCTTTGGATATGGGGCTGGTTAATAAGGTAGTACCGCTGGAAGAACTGGAAGCGACGACTGTGGAATGGTGCAAGAAGATTCAGGAGAAAAGCCCATTGTCAATCCGGATGCTGAAAAGCGCTTTCAATGCAGAGCTTGACGGACAGGCGGGTATCCAGGAACTGGCAGGAAATGCTACCTTATTATATTACCTCAGCGAGGAAGCAAAAGAAGGCCAAAAATCATTTCTTGAAAAAAGAAAACCGGATTTCAGCAAATACCCGAAGTTCCCTTGA
- a CDS encoding AMP-binding protein — translation MVLSKDFWELPQPEDAYLAKVHDFMRAWKTGQAEFVLHTSGSTGTPKPIHVFRNQLISSALATGEALNLGAGTRALVCLNVNYIAGLMMLVRGMELNWQLTVIEPSSNPLLDVDDAAEFDFTALVPLQLANILENQLTKNRTGSMGKVLLGGAPVGIRLLNEISGIGIPVFQSYGMTETVSHIALRKLNFPEAEEHYTFLPGLHFGVDERGCLFVSGAVTRNEIVQTNDLVEINGTTFKWLGRADHVINSGGVKIVLDQVDAIVAQTFFDLEIANAFFSWYINDEKLGQKLVLLVEGKPLTIAAHLILDEIRKRSSAYETPKHIYFADEFAKTPTGKVDKRRSFQPFSPS, via the coding sequence ATGGTTTTATCAAAGGATTTTTGGGAATTGCCCCAGCCGGAGGATGCATATCTCGCCAAAGTCCACGACTTTATGCGCGCCTGGAAAACCGGCCAGGCTGAATTTGTATTGCACACTTCCGGCTCAACAGGCACACCGAAACCCATTCATGTTTTCAGAAATCAGCTGATCAGCAGTGCATTGGCGACGGGAGAAGCGCTTAACCTCGGTGCCGGTACGCGTGCATTGGTTTGCCTGAATGTTAACTACATCGCCGGCCTGATGATGCTCGTTCGCGGAATGGAGCTGAATTGGCAGTTAACCGTTATTGAGCCCTCGTCCAATCCACTGCTTGACGTCGATGATGCAGCAGAATTTGACTTTACTGCGCTTGTCCCACTGCAATTGGCGAATATTCTTGAAAATCAATTGACTAAAAACAGAACGGGAAGCATGGGAAAAGTGCTCCTGGGCGGCGCACCGGTTGGTATCAGGTTGCTGAATGAAATTTCAGGAATCGGGATACCGGTTTTTCAAAGTTACGGGATGACGGAAACGGTTTCGCACATAGCGCTTCGCAAACTCAACTTCCCGGAGGCAGAAGAGCATTATACATTTTTGCCGGGTCTTCATTTCGGTGTTGACGAAAGAGGCTGCTTGTTTGTTTCAGGTGCTGTCACAAGGAACGAAATCGTCCAGACCAATGATTTGGTTGAAATCAATGGTACTACCTTCAAATGGCTCGGGCGTGCTGATCACGTGATCAATTCCGGCGGGGTCAAGATTGTGCTGGATCAGGTCGACGCAATTGTAGCGCAGACTTTTTTCGATCTTGAAATAGCCAACGCATTCTTTTCCTGGTATATAAACGATGAAAAGCTTGGTCAGAAACTGGTACTTCTGGTGGAAGGAAAGCCGCTTACAATCGCCGCGCATTTGATTTTAGATGAAATAAGGAAACGGAGTTCGGCTTATGAAACTCCGAAACATATTTACTTTGCAGACGAATTCGCAAAAACGCCTACCGGTAAGGTAGACAAACGCCGTTCATTTCAACCGTTTTCCCCATCTTAA
- a CDS encoding helix-turn-helix transcriptional regulator, giving the protein MSIVSNNIKYLRRLNGLTQEQFARKIAIKRSLLGAYEEARANPNLTNLKNMAAAFGITVDNLLKNDLRKLRETPDLSLPLAQTKPMTVSHSGNVPAPAQPRTPTYAEPQPLARIMDKYQQPEQPLRMVSRQVNLKPVSGEVPPAQQPRTMNYANPEPPQPANQMSNQLPVFNNQVQPTQFNAGREERPNIYQTVQWVALNTQQHYLANFQNPSYLTNLPSFQLPNLPTGYYRAFEAGEDYAYPGSILVGTFVRNWYDIHDGMQYVFVLKSEGIVSRIAFNHVKTSGFLLLASDNPAVAELETPLQDVLEVWEIKAFISLQMPAPQPSLDRIFQLVDELQIELGQYRQQDI; this is encoded by the coding sequence ATGAGCATTGTAAGCAATAACATCAAATACCTGCGCAGACTGAACGGGCTGACGCAGGAGCAATTTGCCCGAAAAATAGCGATCAAACGCTCCCTTTTGGGTGCCTACGAAGAAGCCCGGGCCAATCCAAATTTGACTAATCTCAAAAATATGGCGGCAGCTTTCGGCATTACCGTTGACAATTTGCTAAAAAATGATCTCAGAAAACTAAGGGAAACACCTGATTTGTCGTTACCGCTGGCGCAAACCAAGCCAATGACCGTTTCACATTCAGGAAATGTTCCGGCTCCGGCGCAACCGAGAACGCCTACTTACGCCGAGCCGCAGCCACTTGCCAGAATCATGGACAAATACCAGCAGCCCGAGCAGCCGCTTAGAATGGTTTCCAGGCAAGTCAATCTCAAACCGGTCAGCGGCGAAGTACCGCCGGCTCAGCAACCGCGAACAATGAATTACGCCAATCCGGAACCGCCACAGCCTGCGAATCAAATGTCCAATCAGTTGCCTGTTTTCAATAATCAGGTTCAACCGACCCAGTTTAACGCAGGCCGGGAAGAGCGTCCGAACATTTATCAAACAGTTCAGTGGGTTGCGCTGAATACGCAGCAACATTATCTTGCCAACTTTCAAAATCCCTCTTACCTGACGAATTTGCCCTCTTTTCAGCTCCCTAACCTGCCTACCGGTTATTATCGGGCCTTTGAGGCGGGAGAAGATTACGCTTACCCGGGGTCAATACTGGTAGGCACATTCGTTCGTAACTGGTATGATATTCACGACGGGATGCAATATGTTTTTGTCCTGAAAAGTGAGGGTATCGTTAGCAGAATTGCTTTTAACCACGTCAAAACCTCTGGTTTCCTCCTGCTGGCCTCCGATAACCCGGCCGTTGCCGAGCTGGAAACTCCATTGCAGGATGTTCTGGAAGTATGGGAAATAAAGGCATTCATCAGCCTGCAAATGCCAGCCCCGCAGCCTTCGCTCGATCGCATTTTTCAACTTGTGGATGAATTGCAGATCGAGCTTGGTCAATACCGGCAGCAGGACATTTAG
- a CDS encoding bifunctional 5,10-methylenetetrahydrofolate dehydrogenase/5,10-methenyltetrahydrofolate cyclohydrolase produces the protein MQLLDGKAISSQIKSEIKEEVEKWVAGGGKKPHLAAILVGSDGASETYVASKIRSCEEIGFSSTLLRFEPGIAEAELLKAVESLNNDPDVDGFIVQLPLPAHISENTVMEAIDPAKDVDGFHPVNVGKMCKGLPAYISATPFGILEMLIRAKIETSGKHCVVVGRSQIVGLPMSILMQRNGYPGNCTVTITHSKTQNLKEICQSADILIAALGRADFIKADYVKEGAVVIDVGITRVADATKKSGYSIKGDVDFNDVAPKTSYITPVPGGVGLMTICGLLTNTFKAAKKEIYK, from the coding sequence ATGCAACTACTCGACGGGAAGGCCATTTCTTCCCAAATTAAATCCGAAATAAAAGAAGAAGTCGAAAAATGGGTCGCCGGGGGCGGCAAAAAACCACACCTGGCGGCTATTTTAGTTGGCAGTGACGGTGCTAGTGAAACATATGTGGCTTCCAAAATCCGGAGCTGCGAGGAGATCGGGTTCTCCTCTACCCTGCTCCGGTTCGAACCAGGTATCGCTGAGGCCGAGCTGCTGAAAGCCGTAGAATCGCTGAACAACGATCCCGACGTGGATGGCTTTATCGTGCAGCTTCCTCTCCCTGCTCACATTTCCGAAAATACGGTGATGGAAGCAATTGATCCCGCAAAGGATGTAGACGGTTTCCACCCGGTCAATGTCGGTAAGATGTGCAAGGGGTTACCTGCGTACATTTCAGCGACTCCTTTCGGTATCCTCGAAATGCTGATCCGCGCAAAGATTGAAACCAGTGGCAAGCATTGCGTGGTAGTTGGTCGCAGCCAGATTGTAGGCTTGCCGATGAGTATATTAATGCAGCGAAATGGCTATCCCGGTAACTGTACCGTTACCATCACCCATAGTAAAACGCAAAATCTGAAAGAAATCTGTCAAAGCGCCGACATCCTGATCGCGGCTTTGGGACGCGCTGACTTTATTAAAGCGGATTACGTGAAAGAAGGGGCGGTTGTGATAGACGTGGGCATTACCCGCGTTGCAGACGCTACCAAGAAGAGCGGATACTCAATAAAAGGAGACGTTGATTTCAATGACGTTGCTCCAAAAACTAGCTACATTACACCTGTTCCAGGAGGAGTTGGCTTGATGACGATCTGCGGTTTACTAACCAATACATTCAAAGCTGCTAAGAAGGAAATATATAAATAA
- a CDS encoding SIR2 family NAD-dependent protein deacylase, with protein MKKLIVLSGAGISAESGISTFRDNGGLWDNYRIEDVATPEAWARNQELVLDFYNQRRKQAYEVKPNAAHYALVDLEKHFDVTIITQNVDNLHEVAGSSHVIHLHGELFKSRSTKNPALIYEMTSWELKTGDLCEEGSQLRPHIVWFGEEVPMMEVAMDVTEQADIFLVIGTSLAVYPAAGLVHYVPAGRPIYLIDPVQPDIRLKPNMTFIQEKASTGMEILTKKYLLSDQ; from the coding sequence ATGAAAAAGCTCATAGTGCTCTCCGGAGCGGGAATCAGCGCCGAAAGCGGCATTAGTACCTTTCGCGATAACGGCGGCTTGTGGGACAACTACCGCATCGAAGACGTGGCAACCCCCGAAGCCTGGGCCCGCAATCAGGAGCTTGTGCTGGATTTCTATAACCAGCGTAGAAAGCAGGCATACGAAGTGAAACCAAATGCCGCACACTACGCGCTGGTTGACCTGGAAAAACATTTTGATGTGACGATCATCACACAAAATGTTGACAATCTGCATGAAGTAGCCGGCTCTTCCCATGTGATCCATTTGCATGGCGAGCTTTTCAAATCGCGCAGTACGAAAAATCCCGCTCTCATTTATGAAATGACTTCCTGGGAGCTTAAAACGGGTGATTTGTGTGAGGAAGGCAGTCAGCTCCGCCCGCATATTGTCTGGTTCGGGGAAGAAGTCCCGATGATGGAAGTGGCGATGGATGTGACCGAGCAGGCGGACATTTTCCTGGTGATCGGTACTTCCCTGGCTGTTTATCCGGCGGCAGGCCTGGTGCATTATGTTCCCGCAGGCAGGCCGATTTATCTGATCGATCCCGTCCAGCCGGACATTCGCCTGAAACCCAATATGACTTTCATTCAGGAAAAAGCTTCGACGGGAATGGAGATTTTGACAAAGAAATATTTATTATCAGATCAATAG
- the topA gene encoding type I DNA topoisomerase → MSKNLVIVESPAKAKTIESYLGQDFTVKSSFGHVRDLPEHDMGVDVEHEFQPSYEISSDKVKVISELKKLAKGAEVWLATDDDREGEAISWHLKEALGLPDDTKRIVFREITKTALQNAITKPRVIDTDLVDAQQARRILDRLVGYELSPVLWKKIRIGKSNLSAGRVQSVAVRIIVEREREIDAFRTKNSFKITAHFNLGNGKVLNAELSKSFTTEEEAVKFLERCIGAQFSIKNLEVKPAKKTPAPPFTTSTLQQEASRKLSFSVAQTMTVAQRLYEAGKISYMRTDSTNLSEEALEKARQQITKEYGQEYYNKRIFKTKSESAQEAHEAIRPTDFSALSASSDRNEQRLYELIWKRAIASQMSDAQLERTTATIGISTTPEELVAQGEVIKFEGFLKVYLESSDEEGDEEQKGMLPPLNIGQVLDLGDMKATERFTRNPPRYTEASLVKKLEEMGIGRPSTYAPTISTILKREYIVKEDRPGTEREFKEFTLANDQIKSKVNKEIYGSEKAKLFPTSTGMVVNDFLVSHFQDIIDYSFTASVEKDFDNIADGQLAWRQMIKNFYTPFQKKVAEAKEEAIDRSLTSRDLGEDPATGKKVSVRIGKYGPYVQIGDAEDEEKPKFASLQKGQLMESITLDEAFELFKLPREVGTFEDKELIVNIGKFGPYVKHDGKYFSLAKTDDPMAVTEDRLVEIIAEKRLQDSNRTIKEFAEDADAKVLNGKYGPYIAFGKKNVKIPKGTSPADLTYEEVVKLAAETPDKPAGRGAKKPAAKAPAAKKPAAKKPAAKKPAAKKE, encoded by the coding sequence ATGTCGAAAAATCTGGTGATCGTAGAGTCACCGGCGAAGGCCAAAACCATTGAAAGTTATTTAGGGCAGGATTTCACCGTTAAGTCGAGTTTCGGACACGTCAGGGACCTCCCGGAACATGATATGGGCGTGGATGTTGAACATGAATTTCAACCCTCGTATGAGATCTCGTCGGACAAGGTCAAAGTCATTTCCGAACTAAAAAAACTGGCAAAGGGTGCTGAAGTATGGCTTGCGACGGATGATGACCGCGAAGGAGAAGCCATTTCGTGGCATTTAAAAGAAGCACTCGGCCTGCCCGACGATACCAAGCGTATCGTGTTCAGGGAAATCACCAAAACCGCATTACAAAATGCGATCACCAAACCCCGCGTAATCGATACAGACCTCGTGGACGCCCAGCAAGCCCGCAGGATCCTCGACCGTCTGGTGGGATATGAGCTGTCTCCGGTACTTTGGAAAAAAATAAGGATTGGTAAATCAAACCTCTCTGCCGGCCGCGTACAATCTGTTGCAGTGCGTATTATTGTTGAGAGAGAAAGGGAAATTGATGCATTCAGAACGAAAAACAGCTTTAAAATAACCGCTCATTTCAATTTGGGAAATGGCAAGGTGCTCAATGCTGAACTTTCAAAAAGCTTTACTACTGAGGAAGAAGCTGTTAAGTTTCTGGAAAGATGCATCGGCGCTCAATTTTCGATCAAAAATCTTGAAGTAAAACCTGCAAAAAAAACACCTGCACCACCATTCACAACTTCAACTTTACAACAGGAAGCTTCCCGGAAGCTCAGCTTTTCAGTAGCGCAGACCATGACTGTCGCACAGCGGCTGTACGAAGCTGGTAAAATTTCCTATATGCGTACCGACTCTACCAATTTGTCGGAAGAAGCCCTGGAAAAAGCAAGGCAGCAGATTACGAAGGAATACGGTCAGGAATACTATAATAAGAGGATATTCAAAACGAAATCCGAATCGGCACAGGAAGCGCACGAAGCGATCCGCCCGACGGATTTCTCAGCGCTATCGGCCAGCAGCGACCGCAATGAACAGCGACTGTACGAACTGATCTGGAAACGCGCCATCGCTTCCCAGATGTCTGACGCACAGCTGGAAAGAACTACCGCCACGATTGGCATATCTACCACGCCGGAGGAATTGGTAGCACAAGGCGAAGTGATCAAATTCGAAGGATTTCTAAAGGTATACCTGGAATCCAGCGACGAAGAAGGAGACGAAGAGCAGAAGGGAATGCTGCCTCCTCTGAATATCGGTCAGGTTCTGGACCTTGGCGATATGAAGGCGACAGAGCGTTTCACACGTAACCCACCGCGCTATACGGAGGCGAGTTTGGTGAAGAAACTGGAGGAAATGGGTATCGGGCGGCCGTCTACGTACGCGCCTACCATTTCGACGATCCTCAAAAGGGAATATATCGTAAAGGAAGACCGGCCCGGTACGGAGCGTGAGTTCAAGGAGTTCACACTGGCCAACGACCAGATCAAGAGCAAGGTTAATAAAGAAATTTATGGTTCGGAAAAGGCAAAGCTATTCCCTACCAGCACCGGAATGGTTGTCAATGACTTTTTGGTAAGCCATTTCCAGGATATTATCGATTACTCCTTCACTGCAAGTGTGGAAAAGGATTTTGACAATATTGCTGACGGACAGCTCGCCTGGCGTCAGATGATCAAAAACTTTTACACGCCATTTCAAAAGAAAGTAGCCGAAGCGAAAGAGGAAGCAATTGACAGAAGTCTGACTTCCAGGGACTTGGGAGAAGATCCTGCTACCGGCAAGAAAGTATCGGTACGCATCGGAAAGTACGGGCCATATGTCCAGATCGGCGATGCGGAAGACGAAGAAAAACCGAAGTTCGCCAGTCTGCAGAAAGGCCAGCTGATGGAATCGATCACGCTGGATGAGGCATTTGAACTTTTCAAGCTCCCGCGTGAAGTCGGTACTTTTGAAGATAAAGAGCTGATTGTCAATATTGGGAAATTCGGACCCTATGTGAAGCATGACGGGAAATATTTCTCCCTGGCAAAAACCGATGATCCGATGGCTGTTACCGAAGACAGACTCGTTGAAATTATCGCTGAGAAACGTCTGCAGGACAGTAACCGGACGATCAAGGAGTTTGCAGAGGATGCCGATGCAAAGGTTTTGAATGGAAAATATGGGCCTTACATTGCTTTTGGTAAAAAGAACGTGAAGATCCCGAAAGGTACCAGCCCGGCCGACCTGACTTATGAAGAAGTTGTGAAACTGGCAGCGGAAACACCCGATAAACCAGCGGGCAGAGGTGCGAAAAAGCCAGCAGCGAAAGCTCCGGCAGCGAAAAAACCAGCAGCAAAGAAACCAGCTGCGAAGAAACCAGCTGCAAAAAAAGAGTAG